A single region of the Brassica rapa cultivar Chiifu-401-42 chromosome A03, CAAS_Brap_v3.01, whole genome shotgun sequence genome encodes:
- the LOC103857657 gene encoding cell number regulator 8: MAGENNNREARRGDDHEESSPLLQVNDTKINSKVDTKTAPIVPPPAAEEYGWTADGLPVSDGSVIGEPIGRNQWNSGLFSCFGRNDEFCSSDLEVCLLGSVAPCVLYGTNAERLGSAPGTFSNHCLTYSGLYFIGNSLFGWNCLAPWFSYSSRSAIRRKFNLEGSFEAMNRSCGCCGSCIEDEMQREHMETTCDFVTHVLCHTCALCQEGRELRRKVLHPGFNAQSTVVVLPPSEQTMGRK; encoded by the exons ATGGCGGGAGAAAACAACAACCGCGAAGCTCGACGAGGCGACGACCATGAGGAATCGAGTCCTCTCTTGCAAGTGAACGACACCAAGATCAACTCGAAAGTGGACACAAAGACGGCGCCGATCGTGCCTCCTCCCGCGGCGGAGGAATACGGCTGGACGGCGGATGGATTGCCGGTGAGCGACGGCAGCGTGATCGGCGAGCCGATCGGGAGAAACCAGTGGAACTCCGGTCTGTTCTCCTGTTTCGGCCGGAACGATGAATTCTGCAGCAGCGATCTCGAAGTTT GTCTTCTTGGAAGTGTGGCTCCTTGTGTGCTTTATGGAACTAATGCAGAGAGGCTTGGGTCTGCTCCTGGAACGTTTTCGAACCACTGCTTGACATATTCAGGATTGTACTTTATTGGTAACTCTTTGTTTGGCTGGAACTGTCTTGCTCCATGGTTTTCTTATTCCAGCCGTTCTGCCATTCGCCGCAAGTTTAACCTTGAG GGAAGCTTTGAGGCGATGAACAGGTCGTGTGGCTGCTGCGGAAGCTGCATTGAGGACGAGATGCAAAGGGAGCATATGGAGACGACTTGTGACTTTGTCACACACGTCCTTTGCCATACATGTGCCCTTTGTCAAGAAGGCCGTGAGCTCCGCAGGAAGGTTCTTCACCCTGGTTTCAATGCTCAGTCTACCGTGGTGGTGCTCCCACCAAGTGAACAAACCATGGGCCGTAAGTGA
- the LOC103249155 gene encoding peroxidase 21 produces the protein MANAKMPFCLLAFFCLLLQLFSIFHIGNAELEMNYYRESCPRAEEIIRQQVETLYYKHGNTAVSWLRNLFHDCVVKSCDASLLLETARGVESEQKSTRSFGMRNFKYVKVIKDALEKECPSTVSCADIVALSARDGIVMLKGPKIDMIKTGRRDSRGSYLSDVETLVPNHNDSLSSVLSNFNSMGIDVEATVALLGAHSVGRVHCVNLVHRLYPTIDPTLDPDYALYLKNRCPSPNPDPNAVLYSRNDRETPMVVDNMYYKNIMAHKGLLVIDDELASDPRTAPFVAKMAADNGYFHEQFSRGVRLLSETNPLTGDQGEIRKDCRYVNSK, from the exons atggcgaATGCGAAGATGCCCTTCTGTCTTTTGGCCTTCTTTTGTCTGTTATTACAGTTATTTTCCATCTTCCATATCG GGAATGCGGAACTGGAGATGAATTATTACAGAGAGAGTTGTCCTAGAGCGGAAGAGATAATCAGACAACAAGTGGAGACGCTTTACTACAAACACGGTAACACAGCCGTATCTTGGCTCCGTAATCTCTTCCATGACTGCGTCGTCAAG TCGTGTGATGCGTCACTGCTACTAGAGACAGCGAGAGGTGTGGAGTCTGAGCAAAAGTCAACGAGGAGTTTTGGTATGAGAAACTTTAAGTACGTTAAGGTTATCAAAGACGCACTTGAGAAAGAATGCCCTTCCACAGTCTCTTGCGCTGATATTGTTGCTCTCTCTGCTAGAGATGGTATTGTCATG TTGAAAGGGCCAAAGATAGATATGATCAAGACAGGAAGGAGAGACAGTAGAGGAAGTTACTTGAGTGATGTTGAGACTCTAGTTCCTAACCACAATGACTCCCTCTCCTCTGTTCTCTCAAACTTTAACTCCATGGGCATCGATGTTGAAGCAACCGTTGCTCTATTAG GTGCTCACTCCGTTGGTAGGGTCCATTGCGTTAATCTAGTGCACCGGCTATACCCAACGATTGACCCGACTCTAGACCCAGATTACGCCCTTTACTTGAAAAATCGTTGCCCAAGTCCAAACCCGGATCCGAACGCAGTCTTATATTCCCGTAATGACCGTGAGACTCCCATGGTTGTGGACAATATGTATTACAAGAACATCATGGCTCATAAAGGGCTCCTTGTCATCGATGATGAGCTAGCCAGCGACCCGAGGACGGCACCTTTTGTGGCCAAGATGGCTGCGGACAATGGTTACTTCCATGAACAATTCTCACGCGGTGTCAGGCTCTTGTCCGAGACCAACCCTCTCACCGGTGACCAAGGGGAGATAAGGAAGGATTGTCGTTATGTGAACTCTAAATGA